The Denitrificimonas caeni genome has a segment encoding these proteins:
- the icd gene encoding NADP-dependent isocitrate dehydrogenase — protein sequence MGYQKIQVPAGDKITVNADMTLTVPNNPIIPYIEGDGIGTDISPVMIKVVDAAVEKAYGGERKISWMEVYAGEKATQVYDSETWLPEETLEAVRDYVVSIKGPLTTPVGGGIRSLNVALRQQLDLYVCLRPVRWFEGVPSPVKRPQDTDMVIFRENSEDIYAGVEWQAGTPEADKVIKFLTEEMGATKIRFTENCGIGIKPVSEQGTKRLVRKALQYAVDNNRESVTIVHKGNIMKFTEGAFKDWGYEVARDEFGAELLDGGPWMQFKNPNTGKNIVVKDAIADAMLQQIVLRPAEYDVIATLNLNGDYISDALAAQVGGIGIAPGANLSDSVAMFEATHGTAPKYAGQDKVNPGSLILSAEMMLRHMGWTEAADLVINGINGAISEKTVTYDFERLMDDAKLLSCSEFGDAMIAKM from the coding sequence ATGGGATACCAAAAGATCCAAGTGCCAGCCGGTGACAAAATCACCGTTAATGCAGATATGACTTTAACAGTACCAAACAACCCAATCATCCCTTACATCGAAGGTGATGGTATTGGAACGGACATCAGTCCTGTAATGATTAAAGTGGTCGATGCTGCTGTAGAAAAAGCCTACGGTGGTGAGCGTAAAATTTCCTGGATGGAAGTGTACGCTGGTGAGAAAGCGACCCAAGTCTACGATTCAGAAACCTGGTTGCCAGAAGAAACATTAGAAGCAGTACGTGACTATGTTGTTTCTATCAAAGGTCCTTTGACTACGCCAGTTGGCGGTGGTATTCGTTCATTGAACGTTGCACTGCGTCAGCAGTTAGACCTGTATGTGTGCTTGCGTCCAGTACGCTGGTTCGAAGGCGTACCAAGCCCTGTTAAGCGCCCGCAAGACACAGATATGGTTATCTTCCGTGAGAACTCAGAAGATATTTATGCCGGTGTTGAGTGGCAAGCAGGTACACCAGAAGCCGATAAAGTTATCAAGTTCTTAACCGAAGAAATGGGCGCAACTAAAATTCGCTTCACTGAAAACTGCGGTATCGGTATCAAGCCAGTTTCTGAGCAGGGTACCAAGCGTTTAGTACGTAAAGCGTTGCAGTACGCAGTAGATAACAACCGCGAATCCGTAACCATCGTGCACAAAGGCAACATCATGAAATTCACCGAAGGTGCTTTCAAAGATTGGGGCTACGAAGTTGCACGTGATGAGTTTGGTGCAGAGTTATTGGATGGCGGTCCTTGGATGCAGTTCAAGAATCCTAACACAGGCAAAAATATCGTTGTTAAAGATGCTATTGCTGACGCCATGCTGCAGCAAATCGTTCTGCGTCCAGCAGAGTACGACGTTATTGCAACCTTGAACCTAAACGGTGACTACATTTCTGACGCACTTGCGGCGCAGGTTGGTGGTATCGGTATCGCACCCGGTGCGAACCTATCTGACAGCGTTGCTATGTTCGAAGCGACTCACGGTACTGCACCTAAGTATGCAGGTCAGGATAAAGTGAACCCAGGCTCCTTGATCCTTTCTGCAGAAATGATGCTACGTCACATGGGTTGGACTGAAGCAGCTGATTTAGTGATTAATGGTATCAATGGCGCAATCTCTGAGAAGACTGTGACCTATGACTTTGAGCGCTTGATGGACGACGCTAAGTTGCTATCTTGCTCTGAGTTTGGCGATGCAATGATTGCAAAAATGTAA
- a CDS encoding Smr/MutS family protein, translating to MPDDDLSLFAQQMQGVRRIHVDQADVGKAKPNRAVQQMNRKNALQSSASELVVDGLSDQFVLDVGAEDALYWARDGVQDSQLRRLKAGQIAFEGSLDLHGMTVEKARATLREFIEEALRLEVRCVRVTHGKAARLDGKKPMIKSHVNTWLRQHEKVLGFTSCVPRHGGTGALYVLLKRHMLEGRDEY from the coding sequence ATGCCAGATGATGATTTATCTTTATTTGCACAGCAAATGCAGGGCGTGCGTCGTATCCATGTGGATCAAGCGGATGTAGGTAAGGCCAAGCCCAATCGCGCAGTCCAGCAAATGAATCGTAAAAATGCCTTACAATCGTCCGCCAGCGAACTGGTTGTTGATGGCCTATCGGACCAGTTTGTCTTGGATGTGGGCGCTGAAGATGCGCTGTATTGGGCCCGTGATGGTGTACAAGACAGCCAGTTACGACGCCTGAAGGCCGGTCAAATTGCCTTTGAGGGCAGTTTAGACTTGCATGGCATGACAGTAGAAAAAGCACGCGCTACTTTGCGAGAGTTTATTGAAGAGGCACTGCGCTTAGAGGTGCGTTGTGTGCGGGTCACACACGGTAAGGCTGCACGTTTGGACGGTAAAAAGCCGATGATTAAAAGCCATGTCAATACATGGTTGCGTCAGCATGAGAAAGTTTTAGGCTTTACTTCATGCGTGCCACGGCACGGCGGAACGGGTGCGCTTTATGTGCTGCTAAAGCGCCATATGCTAGAAGGACGTGATGAGTATTAA